Proteins from one Bombyx mori chromosome 1, ASM3026992v2 genomic window:
- the LOC101740832 gene encoding UDP-N-acetylglucosamine--peptide N-acetylglucosaminyltransferase 110 kDa subunit has protein sequence MDYQCIVVYTVINIAPPRLTAQASEFSNGCVTWFKNKIKKALAVYLHSLKLNPSNGIVHGNLACLYYKQGFIDLAIDTYKRAIELQPDFPDAYCNLANALKEKGLVTEAEECYFKALSLCPTHVDTLNNLGNVKREQGKIDEATNLYMKALEVFPNFAATHSNLASLLQQQGKLHQALFHYKQAIGIQPKFADAYSNMGNTLRELQDMTGALACFKKAIEINPTFSDAHCNLASIYKDTGNIKEAIESYKNALYFKPDFPDAYCNLAHCLQIVCNWDDYYERMHNIIEIVNKQLKMDKLSSVHPHHSILYPLTNEARREIATRHANLYIDKLHFLQNTVTFQHPKVMEGRLRIGYVSSDFGNHPTSHLMQSIPGSHDRSKVEVFCYALNADDGTTFRRKIVEESENFIDLSCIPCNMEAATRIHRDGIHILINMNGYTKGARNEIFALKPAPIQVMWLGYPGTSGAGYIDYMITDEVSAPLSLSEDFSEKFAYMPHTYFVGDHKKMFPHLKTKYKVLIDNNSIAHENVALINSSEFINIDEVFNVRCDKTIVSFENLEEIEFIIRKVNIPNYVLDTTINPKQEKVLVNGTVIDNGISINYSSKRVASGEVSFENIVFTSRKQYGLPEDAVVFCNFNQLYKIDPRIMESWVTILKLVPNSVLWLLSFPAAGEPNIQKYGLNLGLTPGRIIFSKIACKEEHVRRGQLADICLDTPLCNGHTTTMDILWTGTPVVTLPGDTLASRVAASQLTALHCTELIAKNRKHYEDIAIKLGTDSAYRRYIRAKVSKARLESTLFDCEHYARGLESLYSKMWELYQRGDKPDHIAVSSK, from the exons ATGGATTATCAATGCATCGTCGTCTACACCGTCATCAATATCGCTCCACCGCGTCTTACAGCTCAAGCCTCCGAATTCTCAAACGGCTGTGTCACCTGGttcaagaataaaattaaaaa AGCTCTTGCAGTGTATCTTCATTCTCTGAAATTAAATCCAAGCAACGGAATCGTGCACGGTAACTTAGCGTGTCTCTATTACAAACAAGGCTTCATAGACCTAGCCATCGATACATACAAGCGCGCTATAGAACTACAGCCTGACTTTCCGGACGCGTACTGCAATCTAGCTAATGCACTCAAAGAGAAGGGCCTTGTGACCGAAGCAGAGGAGTGCTATTTCAAAGCACTAAGTCTATGTCCCACACATGTAGATACACTCAATAATCTTGGCAACGTCAAAAGGGAACAAGGGAAAATTGATGAAGCTACAAATTTATACATGAAAGCCTTGGAGGTGTTCCCTAATTTTGCGGCAACTCATAGCAATTTGGCATCCCTTTTACAGCAACAAG GTAAACTACATCAAGCTCTATTTCACTATAAACAGGCTATCGGTATACAACCTAAGTTCGCAGATGCTTACAGTAATATGGGTAACACTCTTAGAGAGCTGCAAGACATGACGGGAGCACTTGCATGTTTCAAAAAAGCTATTGAAATAAATCCTACATTTTCTGATGCACATTGTAATTTAGCCAGCATTTACAAAGATACTGGCAACATCAAAGAAGCTATTGAGTCATACAAAAACGCTCTGTATTTTAAACCTGATTTTCCCGATGCTTATTGCAATTTAGCGCACTGTTTACAAATTGTTTGCAACTGGGATGACTACTACGAACGAATGcataatattatagaaatagtcaataaacaattaaaaatggaTAAACTTTCTTCTGTGCATCCACACCATTCCATCTTATATCCACTTACGAATGAAGCCAGGCGAGAAATTGCCACTCGACATGCAAATTTGTATATAGACAAACTTCATTTTTTGCAAAATACTGTCACGTTTCAACACCCCAAAGTTATGGAAGGTCGATTACGAATTGGTTACGTAAGCAGTGATTTCGGTAATCATCCAACCTCACATTTAATGCAGTCCATTCCGGGTAGCCATGATCGTTCCAAAGtggaagttttttgttatgcaCTCAACGCTGATGATGGTACAACATTCCGTAGAAAAATAGTTGAAGAATCTGAAAATTTTATCGATTTATCTTGTATCCCTTGCAATATGGAAGCGGCTACAAGAATCCACAGAGATGGTATCCATATCTTAATTAACATGAACGGTTATACAAAGGGAGCTAGAAACGAAATTTTTGCTTTAAAACCAGCGCCTATTCAGGTTATGTGGTTGGGATATCCGGGGACAAGTGGAGCGGGCTACATAGATTATATGATAACTGATGAAGTTTCCGCACCTTTGTCGTTATCAGAAGATTTTAGTGAAAAATTTGCATATATGCCGCATACTTATTTTGTTGGTGAtcacaaaaaaatgtttcctCACTTAAAAACGAAGTACAAGGTACTGATTGATAATAATTCGATAGCTCATGAAAATGTAGCACTGATTAATTCGtctgaatttattaatattgatgAAGTTTTTAATGTAAGATGTGATAAGACAATTGTATCCTTCGAAAATCTCGaagaaattgaatttattataagAAAAGTAAACATTCCGAATTATGTACTCGATACGACAATTAATCCTAAGCAAGAAAAG GTCTTAGTCAACGGTACTGTCATTGATAATGGTATATCAATAAATTATTCCAGTAAGAGAGTTGCATCCGGTGAagtttcttttgaaaatattgtttttacgtCCAGAAAGCAGTACGGCTTACCTGAAGATGCAGTTGTTTTTTGCAATTTCAATCAGCTATACAAAATTGATCCAAGAATAATGGAATCTTGGGTAACTATTCTGAAACTGGTCCCTAATAGCGTACTGTGGTTGTTAAGTTTTCCTGCTGCTGGAGAACCTAATATTCAGAAATATGGGCTAAATTTAG GTTTAACACCAGGACGTATTATTTTCTCTAAAATTGCTTGTAAAGAAGAACACGTAAGACGTGGACAGTTAGCAGACATCTGCTTAGATACACCACTTTGCAACGGCCACACAACGACGATGGACATCCTCTGGACTGGCACTCCAGTGGTTACTCTGCCCGGAGATACGCTCGCTTCAAG AGTTGCTGCATCCCAGCTAACAGCACTTCATTGTACGGAGCTCATTGCTAAAAATAGAAAGCATTACGAAGATATAGCCATCAAATTAGGAACTGATTCTGCATA CCGGCGATATATTCGTGCGAAAGTTTCGAAAGCTCGTTTAGAAAGCACGTTGTTTGACTGCGAGCATTATGCAAGAGGCTTGGAGAGCCTTTACTCTAAAATGTGGGAACTATATCAAAGAGGAGACAAGCCTGATCACATCGCTGTTTCTTCGAAgtga